A window of Nonomuraea angiospora genomic DNA:
CCGTAGCCGGCGACCCGCTCGGTCCGGATGCCGACCAGCCGGGCCGCCTCCCGGTGCTGGATGGTGGCCCGCAGCGCCTGCCCGAACCGGCTCTTGACCAGCACCGCGAACAGCACCGCGAGGGTGAGCGCCGCGACGAGGAAGGCGATGATCTTGTCGTACGGGAGGTGCACGCCGCCGATCGTCAGCGACTTGGTCGCGTACCCCATGCTGACCGACTTGTAGGACCCGGTGTAGATCGTCCCGAGCAGCCCCTCGATCGTCAGCGCGATCCCGAACGTCAGCAGCACCGACATCATCGCCAGGTTGTCCGGCGCCAGCCGCGCGATGAGCAGCCGCTGCACCGCCACGCCCAGCGCGAAGAAGAGCGGCACGGTGACGGGCAGCGCCAGGAACGGGTCCACGCCGAGCGTCGTGTGGACGGTGTAGGTCAGGTAGGCGGCCAGGAACAGGAACGCCGGGTGGGCGACCATGACCACCCGCATCACCCCGAAGTACAGCGACAGGCCGGAGGCCAGCAGCGCGTAGAGGCCGCCGGTCAGCACGCCCAGGGCCAGCCCCTGCAGGAGCAGGCTCACCATGGCTTCTTCGGGTAGACGAGGTCGGCCGTCTTGGCCTGCTCGGGGAGCACGATCTCGACCTTTCCGCCGACGTACTGCTGGATCATGTGCGCCTGCTCGGGCCTGCCCTGGTCGTCGAAGGAGAGCTTGCCCACGACCGTGTCGAACGTGCCCTGCCTGATGTGGTCGGCCAGCTTG
This region includes:
- a CDS encoding branched-chain amino acid ABC transporter permease — translated: MVSLLLQGLALGVLTGGLYALLASGLSLYFGVMRVVMVAHPAFLFLAAYLTYTVHTTLGVDPFLALPVTVPLFFALGVAVQRLLIARLAPDNLAMMSVLLTFGIALTIEGLLGTIYTGSYKSVSMGYATKSLTIGGVHLPYDKIIAFLVAALTLAVLFAVLVKSRFGQALRATIQHREAARLVGIRTERVAGYGFGVGLATAAVGGTVLALITPFFPASHWVWIGKLMAIIVVGGLGSVTGAALAAVLLGVVEGLVLVTVDATWATTMFYVFLFLTLLARPQGFFGGRLAHRF